In Lutra lutra chromosome 13, mLutLut1.2, whole genome shotgun sequence, one genomic interval encodes:
- the WDR38 gene encoding WD repeat-containing protein 38 isoform X1, producing MNSGAPGPLAVERVKFFSRHRGEVNSSAFSPDGQRLLTASEDGCVYGWETQSGQLLWRLSGHAGPVKFCRFSPDGRLFATTSCDCTIRLWDAAEAKCLHVLKGHQRSVETVSFSPDSKQLASGGWDKRVMLWEVQSGQMLRHLGGHPDAIQSSDFAPSSDFLATGSWDSTICIWDLRMETPVISPHKLEGHSGNISCLCYSASGLLASGSWDKTIHIWKPSTRSLLVQLKGHVTWVKSIAFSPDESQLASAGYSHMVKVWDCNTGKCIETLKGVLDVAHACAFTPDGKLLVSGAAD from the exons ATGAACAGCGGGGCCCCAGGGCCGCTGGCCGTGGAGAGAGTGAAATTCTTCAGCCGGCACCGTGGGGAG GTCAACTCCTCCGCCTTCTCTCCGGATGGCCAGAGGCTGCTGACAGCATCTGAGGATGGCTGTGTGTATGGCTGGGAGACCCAGAGCGGGCAGCTGCTGTGGAGGCTGAGTGGCCATGCAG GTCCCGTGAAGTTCTGCCGCTTCTCCCCTGATGGCCGCCTTTTTGCCACTACCTCCTGTGACTGTACCATCCGCCTGTGGGATGCAGCAGAAGCTAAGTGTCTGCATGTCCTAAAGG GTCACCAGCGGAGCGTGGAGACGGTCAGCTTCAGCCCTGACTCGAAGCAGCTGGCGTCGGGCGGCTGGGACAAGCGGGTGATGCTCTGGGAAGTGCAG TCCGGCCAGATGCTGCGCCACTTGGGAGGGCACCCAGACGCCATCCAGAGCAGTGACTTCGCACCCAGCTCAGACTTCCTG GCCACTGGCTCCTGGGACTCCACTATTTGCATCTGGGACCTGCGGATGGAGACCCCCGTGATCTCCCCCCACAAGCTGGAGGGCCACAGTGGTAACATCAGCTGCCTGTGCTACTCGGCATCTGGCCTCCTG GCTTCTGGCTCCTGGGATAAGACTATCCACATCTGGAAGCCCTCCACCAGAAGCCTGCTTGTTCAGCTCAAGGGCCATGTTACCTGGGTGAAGAGCATAGCTTTCTCCCCTGATGAGTCACAGCTGGCCAGCGCTGGCTACTCCCATATG gtCAAAGTCTGGGACTGCAACACAGGAAAATGCATTGAGACCCTGAAG GGAGTCCTGGATGTGGCCCATGCTTGCGCCTTCACCCCAGATGGGAAACTCTTAGTGTCTGGAGCTGCTGACTAA
- the WDR38 gene encoding WD repeat-containing protein 38 isoform X2 — protein sequence MNSGAPGPLAVERVKFFSRHRGEVNSSAFSPDGQRLLTASEDGCVYGWETQSGQLLWRLSGHAGPVKFCRFSPDGRLFATTSCDCTIRLWDAAEAKCLHVLKGHQRSVETVSFSPDSKQLASGGWDKRVMLWEVQSGQMLRHLGGHPDAIQSSDFAPSSDFLATGSWDSTICIWDLRMETPVISPHKLEGHSGNISCLCYSASGLLVKVWDCNTGKCIETLKGVLDVAHACAFTPDGKLLVSGAAD from the exons ATGAACAGCGGGGCCCCAGGGCCGCTGGCCGTGGAGAGAGTGAAATTCTTCAGCCGGCACCGTGGGGAG GTCAACTCCTCCGCCTTCTCTCCGGATGGCCAGAGGCTGCTGACAGCATCTGAGGATGGCTGTGTGTATGGCTGGGAGACCCAGAGCGGGCAGCTGCTGTGGAGGCTGAGTGGCCATGCAG GTCCCGTGAAGTTCTGCCGCTTCTCCCCTGATGGCCGCCTTTTTGCCACTACCTCCTGTGACTGTACCATCCGCCTGTGGGATGCAGCAGAAGCTAAGTGTCTGCATGTCCTAAAGG GTCACCAGCGGAGCGTGGAGACGGTCAGCTTCAGCCCTGACTCGAAGCAGCTGGCGTCGGGCGGCTGGGACAAGCGGGTGATGCTCTGGGAAGTGCAG TCCGGCCAGATGCTGCGCCACTTGGGAGGGCACCCAGACGCCATCCAGAGCAGTGACTTCGCACCCAGCTCAGACTTCCTG GCCACTGGCTCCTGGGACTCCACTATTTGCATCTGGGACCTGCGGATGGAGACCCCCGTGATCTCCCCCCACAAGCTGGAGGGCCACAGTGGTAACATCAGCTGCCTGTGCTACTCGGCATCTGGCCTCCTG gtCAAAGTCTGGGACTGCAACACAGGAAAATGCATTGAGACCCTGAAG GGAGTCCTGGATGTGGCCCATGCTTGCGCCTTCACCCCAGATGGGAAACTCTTAGTGTCTGGAGCTGCTGACTAA
- the RPL35 gene encoding 60S ribosomal protein L35, with protein MAKIKARDLRGKKKEELLKQLEDLKVELSQLRVAKVTGGAASKLSKIRVVRKSIARVLTVINQTQKENLRKFYKGKKYKPLDLRPKKTRAMRRRLNKHEENLKTKKQQRKERLYPLRKYAVKA; from the exons ATG GCCAAGATTAAGGCTCGAGACCTTCGCGGCAAGAAGAAGGAGGAGCTGCTTAAACAGTTGGAAGACCTGAAGGTGGAGCTGTCCCAGCTGCGCGTCGCCAAAGTGACAGGCGGCGCGGCTTCCAAGCTCTCCAAGAT CCGAGTTGTTCGCAAATCCATCGCCCGTGTTCTCACAGTCATCAACCAGACGCAGAAAGAGAACCTCAGGAAATTCTACAAG GGTAAGAAGTACAAGCCCCTGGATCTGCGGCCCAAGAAGACGCGTGCCATGCGCCGGCGGCTGAACAAGCACGAGGAGAACCTGAAGACCAAGAAGCAACAGCGGAAGGAGCGGCTATACCCGCTGCGGAAATATGCGGTCAAAGCCTGA